TGCTCGGCCACCTGCGCGGTGACGTCGGGGCCCACCACGCCACGGATGTCGTACTGACGGAAGATATGCGGATTGACGGTCGTCATCGGATGCCGGCTCAGGCTTTGGGTCCAGGAAAAAACACGGCGCCCCCCGCCGCCGGGGGGCGCCCGTTCACTGCTACAATTAGCGGTCCAGCAGAACGGCGATGGCCTCGATCTCCACCGCCACGTCGCGCGGAAGCCGCGCCACCTGCACGGTGCTGCGCGCCGGCTTGTGCTCGCCGAAGTGCCGCTCGTACACCTCGTTCATCCCCACGAAGTCGTTCATGTCGCGCAGGAACACCGTCGTCTTCACCACGGTGGAAAGGTCGGCGCCCGCCTCGCGCAGAATGGCGCCGAGGTTCTTCATCACCTGGTCGGTCTGCATGCCGATGTCGCCTTCCACCAGCTGCATGGAGGCGGGATCGAAGGGCACCTGCCCCGCGGTGAACAC
The genomic region above belongs to Longimicrobium sp. and contains:
- a CDS encoding RidA family protein; protein product: MQRVQTADAPAAIGPYSQGIIAHGFVFTAGQVPFDPASMQLVEGDIGMQTDQVMKNLGAILREAGADLSTVVKTTVFLRDMNDFVGMNEVYERHFGEHKPARSTVQVARLPRDVAVEIEAIAVLLDR